In Candidatus Bathyarchaeota archaeon, the genomic stretch AAGACAGAATTAGTTTGTTAAAAATTATTTCTGAGAAGGCAAAGTTAGAGGAAGGCGGAGAAGCTGTTGAAAAAATACTCCGAGAAATTTTCAGAAGCCAAAAAATAAGCACCAGAGACCTCGCTTATTTCACGCAACTTCCAGTACCCGTTACCGCAGCTGTCAGAAGAGAGTTGGAACATGAAGGTTTGGTAGCCAGAAACGGAGGCGCTTTTTTAACCGAAAAAGGAGAGAAATTTGTCAAGGAGCAGCTGGGACTCATTTATTCTCAGAGACTCATATGCCCAAAGTGTCAAGGAAGAAGCATCCAAATTCCAGATAAATTCGTGCCCTTGCTGAAAAAGTTGAGAACGCACCTGAGCACACGACCAAGACCTTTGCCATGGTTAGATCAGGCACACGGAACACCCGAAACAGCTCTCTTAAGAGCTCTTTTTATGCTGGAAAAGGGCGATGTTGAAGGCAGAAGAATCCTGTTTTTAGGCGATGACGACTTCACATCTATCGCAGTTGGATTGCTGAGAGCTGCAAGAGAGATTACAGTCGTTGACATGGACTTGAGATTGCTGGGAGCTATTCAACATGTTTCTAAGGGGGAAAGCTTCAATATCACTTGTGTCGAATGCGATCTTAGGAAACCGCTTCCTAAACATCTACATCATAAATATGATGTTGTCTTCACAGATCCGCCCTATACAATTACCGGTTTAACCCTGTTTATTTCACGCGGCATTACAGCTCTTCAACTACAAAAGGGCGCAAGCGTGTACTTGGCTTATGCCCACAAAGCTCCCAAAAGAATGTTGATGGTGCAGAAGACTTTGAGTGCTATGGGACTTGCAGTTGTCGAGCAAATCCCAAATTTTAACACTTATGAAGGTGCAGGAATGTTTGCTAACACAACTTTTCTAGCGCGACTTGAAACCACAGAGAAAACGAAGCCTCTAATTACGGGGGCTTTCAGCGACAAGCTCTATACGGGCGAGATTACCCAAACTGTGCGGACATATCAATGTCGATGTGGCGAAAAATTAATGGTAGGTGTGACTGAAGCGATTAGAACTGTTGAAGATCTAAAGGGGAGGGGCTGTCCCAAATGTGGAAGCGTGAAAGGTTTCAAGCTGATAAAGAAACAAAAGCTGAAGGAAGCCTTGGTCGATAGGTTGGTATTACGCAATTTTGCGTGGGCAGATTTTCCTGCGGTACTTGAGTTTGAAAGAGAAATTGCGAGGAAATCTTTTCCAAAGGCGCCGATTCTAGATGAGGCGTATCATAGGCAGAAGCTGGAAAAAGCGGTAAAAAGGGGTCATGATAACCTTAAAGTTGCGCTTTTGGATAACGAGATTGTTGGCTGGCTGTGGCTGAGAACGGAAAAAGACAGAAGCACAAACGAGAAATTCGGATACATAAAAACCATCATCGTGAAACCCAAGCATCGCCAT encodes the following:
- a CDS encoding GNAT family N-acetyltransferase, with product MQSERLQDRISLLKIISEKAKLEEGGEAVEKILREIFRSQKISTRDLAYFTQLPVPVTAAVRRELEHEGLVARNGGAFLTEKGEKFVKEQLGLIYSQRLICPKCQGRSIQIPDKFVPLLKKLRTHLSTRPRPLPWLDQAHGTPETALLRALFMLEKGDVEGRRILFLGDDDFTSIAVGLLRAAREITVVDMDLRLLGAIQHVSKGESFNITCVECDLRKPLPKHLHHKYDVVFTDPPYTITGLTLFISRGITALQLQKGASVYLAYAHKAPKRMLMVQKTLSAMGLAVVEQIPNFNTYEGAGMFANTTFLARLETTEKTKPLITGAFSDKLYTGEITQTVRTYQCRCGEKLMVGVTEAIRTVEDLKGRGCPKCGSVKGFKLIKKQKLKEALVDRLVLRNFAWADFPAVLEFEREIARKSFPKAPILDEAYHRQKLEKAVKRGHDNLKVALLDNEIVGWLWLRTEKDRSTNEKFGYIKTIIVKPKHRHQEFGRKLMKAANHHFLNKGIRRIDLIVSTTNHDAALFFEEVGFERQHSTMRKRLENEEE